A portion of the Cryptomeria japonica chromosome 5, Sugi_1.0, whole genome shotgun sequence genome contains these proteins:
- the LOC131076639 gene encoding LRR receptor-like serine/threonine-protein kinase GSO2 — MGIFIGIDSIEPVTITSIPLPLNVLDLSANELNGPLLLGIQHTVNLEVLLLSDNKIGGSIPVSLERLTSLKLLDLSNNQLRGHIADSLCELQSLEVLHLQNNHLSGHIPAGLAKLSALRFLNLANNDLEGEIPKDFGNLTLLLSFHLGKNNLQGLLPLSLIELSQLEVLDVAENNLTGNIPDWIANYSNLQVLVLRSNNFRGNLPLQIGKIAELRVLDLSSNLLTGEIPNSYLNFSALVHVEEDVSVLGENRGERYFTRHYRGGHAVSDTVLGENIGRKYYLEDLDLITKGSERYYGYVFSSMTCIDLSNNRLSGHLSTEIGNLKVLMFLNLSRNSFNGDIPGSIGNLSQLESLDLSLNRFSGKIPVQLGSLDYLGYLNLSYNNLSGVIPQQGLHMITFDKSAFSGNPNLRGCPVESWKCSTHHSPLTPPTIDVKEDAKQGFSWYELSIGWSIMAGFLAVVLVLTFKANWRKKIFDQMDCVIQSVLG; from the coding sequence ATGGGAATTTTCATCGGGATTGATTCGATTGAACCTGTCACCATTACTTCAATCCCACTTCCACTGAATGTGTTGGATCTGTCTGCAAATGAATTGAATGGTCCTTTATTGCTAGGTATTCAGCATACAGTAAATTTAGAGGTGCTCTTACTTTCAGACAACAAAATTGGAGGATCAATTCCAGTTTCCTTAGAGAGACTGACATCTCTAAAACTTCTAGATTTGTCAAATAATCAGCTGAGAGGACATATTGCTGATAGTTTGTGTGAATTGCAATCGCTTGAAGTGTTGCATTTGCAGAACAACCATTTAAGTGGACATATCCCTGCCGGCCTGGCCAAACTGTCGGCACTTAGATTTCTCAACCTAGCAAATAATGATCTGGAGGGTGAGATTCCTAAAGACTTTGGAAACTTAACACTGCTTCTCTCTTTCCATCTTGGAAAGAATAATCTGCAAGGACTCCTTCCTCTGTCCTTAATAGAACTTTCACAGCTGGAGGTGCTTGACGTGGCAGAAAACAATTTGACAGGAAACATTCCAGATTGGATTGCTAACTACTCAAATCTACAAGTTCTTGTTCTGAGATCAAACAATTTCAGAGGTAATCTACCTCTACAGATCGGCAAAATAGCGGAGCTTCGAGTCCTCGACCTTTCTTCGAATCTTTTGACCGGTGAAATTCCAAATAGCTACTTAAATTTCTCAGCCCTCGTCCATGTAGAGGAAGATGTGTCTGTGCTTGGAGAAAACCGTGGGGAACGCTACTTCACTAGACATTATCGTGGTGGTCATGCTGTAAGCGACACAGTGCTTGGAGAAAATATTGGCAGAAAATACTATTTAGAGGACTTAGATCTAATTACAAAAGGATCGGAAAGGTATTATGGTTATGTCTTTTCAAGTATGACATGCATTGATCTGTCAAACAATAGATTATCGGGCCATCTTTCAACGGAAATTGGAAATCTAAAAGTCTTGATGTTTCTAAACCTTTCTAGGAACAGTTTCAATGGTGACATTCCAGGTAGCATAGGCAATCTTAGTCAGTTGGAATCGCTGGATCTTTCTCTTAACAGATTTTCAGGAAAAATTCCAGTCCAGCTTGGTTCTCTGGATTATTTGGGGTATTTAAATCTCTCTTACAATAATCTGTCAGGGGTGATACCACAGCAAGGTCTTCATATGATAACATTTGATAAATCAGCATTTTCAGGAAATCCAAATCTCAGGGGATGCCCTGTTGAAAGCTGGAAGTGTTCTACGCATCATTCACCACTTACTCCTCCTACCATTGATGTCAAGGAAGATGCAAAGCAAGGATTTTCATGGTATGAGCTGAGCATTGGATGGTCAATTATGGCAGGATTTTTGGCCGTGGTTTTGGTACTCACTTTCAAAGCGAACTGGAGAAAGAAGATCTTTGACCAGATGGACTGTGTCATACAATCTGTGTTAGGGTAG
- the LOC131076638 gene encoding receptor-like protein 12: MGVTSLSLLYCVVFSTILFLCVHGCPPNERRALLSLKAAFTDTDQMAFPDTYGILKSWVGADCCLWKGVHCDEMELGGHVTQLDISNFYLSAVDIDSALSQLKHLKYLDLSGNDFGLTSLPPGLVSLKNLSYLNIARTDFAGNIPTQLGNLSSLRHLDVSDNSLLSDNTSLEWLSSLSLLEYLSLSGLYLEDVQTTLWDIIGRLFHLTHLDLSGCLFNSTLPISLQNVSSLAVLVFNNNEMPGSIPSLMGNMSKLTFLDLSSNWLDGSIPTSFSNLHSLEHLDLSKNEIMGIPLAITNLTGLRYLDLSANMLNGIPSNLGDMHTNVGSLSYLDLHQNQLEGTIPSSLGSLFNLTYVDLSGNRLSGPIPPTLGNLLSLVVLDLQDNQLEGSIPFSLGNISTLKHLNLSDNQSGDLPLSFGQLSSLVTLDLRNNHLNESFPSLLTLPSSLHTFLLSNNSMTGTVSDQVLLRNSSRLAELDLSYSGLNT, encoded by the coding sequence ATGGGGGTGACATCCCTTTCTCTCCTGTACTGTGTTGTTTTTTCTACAATTTTATTTTTGTGTGTCCATGGATGTCCTCCTAATGAACGGAGAGCTCTTCTTAGCCTTAAGGCCGCCTTCACTGACACTGATCAAATGGCCTTCCCTGACACTTATGGAATTCTGAAGTCATGGGTGGGAGCTGACTGTTGTCTATGGAAGGGTGTCCACTGCGATGAAATGGAATTGGGTGGACATGTTACTCAGTTGGATATTAGCAACTTTTATCTCAGTGCTGTAGACATTGATTCAGCTTTGTCACAATTGAAGCATCTCAAATATTTGGATTTGAGTGGTAATGATTTTGGGTTAACTTCTTTGCCTCCAGGTTTGGTCTCTTTAAAGAATTTATCATATCTAAACATAGCCAGAACCGATTTTGCAGGTAATATTCCAACTCAACTCGGAAATTTGTCTTCCTTGCGTCATTTGGATGTGAGTGATAATTCTCTTTTGTCGGATAACACTAGTTTGGAGTGGTTGTCTAGTCTATCCTTGCTAGAGTATCTTTCATTGAGTGGGCTATATTTAGAGGACGTCCAGACAACATTGTGGGATATTATTGGTCGTCTCTTCCACCTTACACATCTGGACCTCTCTGGATGCCTTTTTAATTCCACTCTtccaatttctttacaaaatgttTCCTCACTTGCTGTTCTAGTGTTTAATAATAATGAGATGCCAGGATCGATACCCAGTTTGATGGGGAACATGAGCAAATTAACTTTCCTTGATCTGAGTTCCAATTGGTTAGATGGTTCCATACCCACTAGTTTCTCAAACCTTCATTCCCTCGAACACCTTGACCTCTCTAAAAATGAAATTATGGGTATCCCCCTGGCTATCACAAATCTCACCGGTCTTCGATATTTGGATCTGTCGGCTAATATGTTGAATGGTATACCTTCGAATTTAGGGGACATGCATACTAATGTGGGAAGTCTTTCTTACTTAGACCTTCACCAGAATCAGTTAGAAGGTACCATCCCATCTAGCTTGGGTTCACTCTTCAATCTTACTTACGTAGATCTTAGCGGCAACAGGCTTAGTGGTCCAATTCCTCCCACTCTAGGTAATCTCCTGTCTCTTGTCGTCTTAGATTTACAAGACAATCAGTTGGAAGGCAGTATCCCATTCAGTTTAGGCAATATCAGCACACTGAAACACTTAAACCTTTCCGACAACCAGAGTGGAGACCTTCCCTTGTCATTTGGTCAATTGTCTTCACTCGTCACACTTGATCTGAGAAACAACCATTTGAAtgaaagttttccctctttgcttACGCTACCATCTTCTCTGCACACTTTTTTGCTCTCCAACAACAGCATGACAGGAACAGTTTCAGATCAAGTTCTCTTGCGCAATAGTTCAAGGTTGGCAGAATTGGATTTGTCTTACAGTGGGTTGAATACTTGA